Proteins found in one Quercus robur chromosome 2, dhQueRobu3.1, whole genome shotgun sequence genomic segment:
- the LOC126696343 gene encoding vegetative cell wall protein gp1-like encodes MAKLAQFYVVLLLVVSLVGFSVSQSLPLATSPSSVPQPKFDSPSSPSSPVPASILAPTHSPTNQSPSPSPPLPPLAPGLSPTPTPSADDTEAGDVNSKESSDSNHSSSGGKSGGKVKIAIRVIFTLGASW; translated from the coding sequence ATGGCGAAACTCGCACAATTCTACGTCGTTTTACTCTTGGTGGTTTCCTTGGTTGGATTCTCCGTTTCTCAATCTTTGCCATTGGCGACATCTCCATCTTCGGTTCCTCAACCCAAATTTGACTCGCCGTCGTCTCCATCGTCTCCTGTTCCAGCTTCGATTCTGGCACCGACGCATTCTCCAACGAATCAGTCTCCGAGTCCATCCCCTCCATTGCCTCCTCTGGCACCAGGCTTGTCTCCAACTCCGACACCATCTGCTGATGATACAGAGGCGGGCGATGTCAACAGCAAGGAGAGTTCCGATTCGAACCACTCCTCCAGCGGTGGAAAGAGTGGAGGGAAGGTCAAGATCGCGATCAGAGTGATTTTCACTTTAGGGGCATCTTGGTAA